The Microbacterium limosum genome contains a region encoding:
- a CDS encoding aldo/keto reductase, producing the protein MSIVATRVVIQSRLNSARLPAKAMLSVAGMPLVTLAARRAANTGLDVVVATSTESDDDPIVSAVTRAGIGVFRGSLSDTLDRFDRATRDLRPDDVVVRLTADNCLPDGKLAQALAAQVDDRTPYTYVGGDASPVPYGVSGEAFTVAVLRQAAASADHQYEREHVTPWIRERFRGRPLDVAHAAPQWAHTRATVDTLFDYTVIADLFEQIQHPVQIPWERLADLLADRRSDITQGLATPHLEAKGGQSALTLGGAQVGMQYGIANTTGTPTQRSALGIIEAGAEVGITHIDTAAAYGKSEQNIGAAFRRGLPRPMVAITKVRPLSDLPVTASVSHVGAAVHDSVMSSLVRLQAPSVETVLAHRWDDWARPGFKEALVSLQQEGIVQRIGVSLSTPVELFRALEDKTIGYVQLPFNLLDDRWNTSPVQAALSLRPDVVIATRSTFLQGLLIGGSQTRWPRNIGISRDALLSRIDQAVVDLGFANRTELALSYVLAHRWVSTIVVGADDPSHIYELASIAANPRSFSSDARAAVRRALPLLPPPATDPSQWEL; encoded by the coding sequence GTGAGTATTGTGGCCACGCGTGTAGTGATTCAGTCGAGGCTCAATTCGGCTCGCCTTCCCGCGAAAGCGATGCTGTCGGTCGCAGGGATGCCACTTGTGACGCTCGCCGCTCGCCGAGCAGCGAACACCGGCTTGGACGTCGTCGTTGCGACCAGCACAGAATCTGATGACGACCCCATTGTCTCAGCAGTGACACGAGCCGGGATCGGCGTGTTTCGAGGATCACTGAGTGACACCCTGGATCGGTTTGATCGCGCAACACGCGACCTGCGACCAGACGACGTGGTGGTACGACTCACCGCCGACAACTGCCTGCCCGACGGAAAATTGGCGCAGGCATTAGCCGCACAGGTAGACGATAGAACGCCGTACACCTACGTCGGTGGTGACGCCAGTCCAGTTCCTTACGGGGTCTCAGGCGAAGCCTTCACCGTAGCTGTGCTGCGTCAAGCCGCGGCGTCCGCAGACCATCAATATGAGCGAGAGCACGTTACTCCTTGGATCCGCGAAAGATTCCGCGGCCGGCCGCTCGACGTCGCTCATGCCGCGCCGCAGTGGGCGCACACGCGCGCGACGGTGGACACGCTGTTTGACTACACCGTCATCGCAGACCTTTTCGAGCAGATTCAGCACCCAGTTCAGATCCCCTGGGAGCGGCTGGCGGATCTACTCGCTGACCGCCGGTCGGATATAACCCAGGGACTCGCCACGCCGCACCTGGAGGCGAAAGGCGGTCAGAGTGCACTCACTTTGGGCGGCGCTCAGGTCGGCATGCAGTACGGCATCGCGAACACGACAGGCACACCGACACAACGGTCCGCCCTGGGGATTATCGAGGCCGGCGCCGAGGTCGGAATCACCCACATCGACACTGCCGCAGCCTATGGGAAAAGCGAGCAGAACATCGGCGCGGCCTTCCGACGTGGCCTTCCTCGTCCGATGGTCGCGATCACGAAGGTTCGCCCGCTCTCGGACCTACCAGTGACGGCATCGGTTTCTCACGTCGGCGCCGCCGTGCATGACTCCGTCATGTCGTCGCTGGTCCGCCTGCAGGCGCCATCGGTCGAGACCGTACTGGCGCATCGATGGGACGACTGGGCGCGCCCAGGGTTCAAAGAGGCGCTCGTCTCGCTGCAGCAGGAGGGCATCGTCCAACGAATCGGCGTGTCCCTTTCCACTCCGGTCGAGTTGTTCCGGGCGCTCGAGGACAAGACGATCGGTTACGTGCAGTTGCCATTCAACCTGCTCGATGATCGGTGGAACACCTCGCCGGTTCAGGCCGCGCTATCGCTACGCCCCGATGTTGTTATCGCGACGCGGAGCACGTTTCTTCAAGGACTGCTCATCGGAGGCAGCCAGACTCGCTGGCCGCGAAACATTGGCATTTCACGCGACGCGCTCTTGTCTCGTATCGACCAAGCTGTGGTAGACCTGGGATTCGCAAATCGCACTGAACTAGCGTTGTCGTACGTGCTTGCGCACCGCTGGGTGTCGACGATCGTCGTGGGAGCGGACGACCCCTCTCACATCTACGAGCTGGCCAGCATCGCAGCAAACCCGCGAAGCTTCTCGAGCGATGCGCGCGCCGCCGTGCGACGCGCGCTACCGCTCCTGCCTCCCCCGGCGACAGACCCAAGCCAGTGGGAGCTGTAG
- a CDS encoding SDR family NAD(P)-dependent oxidoreductase → MGAVVEQLFSLHGCVAVVSGGGGWLGRPMVEALCAAGARVIVAARSPQGAREKLADIEGDWTVAQADVRDTSWPALIAEAADAHGRIDVLVNNAHVGRGGTLQSATSEDLTEAFDLGVGAVARSIEASRVGLKQALAAGGSPSIINVASMYGLVAPRPQLYGAEGATNPPFYGAAKAAMIQLTRYAAAELGPLGIRVNALAPGPFPAAAAQADGAFIQRLSEQTMLGRIGEPREIQSALLYLASPASSFTTGTVLSVDGGWTAW, encoded by the coding sequence GTGGGAGCTGTAGTGGAACAGCTCTTTTCGCTTCACGGCTGCGTAGCCGTCGTCTCAGGCGGCGGTGGATGGCTCGGCCGGCCGATGGTGGAAGCGCTTTGCGCCGCCGGCGCCAGAGTCATCGTCGCCGCCCGCAGTCCTCAAGGTGCGCGCGAGAAGCTTGCAGACATTGAAGGCGACTGGACAGTCGCCCAAGCGGATGTTCGCGACACCTCATGGCCCGCGCTTATCGCTGAAGCTGCGGACGCACATGGCCGCATAGACGTTCTGGTCAACAACGCACATGTGGGACGCGGAGGTACGCTGCAGTCAGCTACCTCCGAAGACCTGACCGAAGCATTCGATTTAGGGGTAGGTGCAGTCGCGCGCAGTATCGAAGCTTCGCGCGTCGGCCTCAAGCAAGCGCTGGCAGCGGGCGGATCTCCGAGCATCATCAACGTGGCATCGATGTATGGGCTAGTCGCCCCCCGCCCGCAGCTGTACGGCGCGGAGGGTGCCACAAACCCTCCGTTCTATGGCGCGGCCAAGGCGGCGATGATTCAGCTGACGCGCTACGCAGCCGCCGAACTCGGCCCCCTCGGCATCCGTGTGAACGCCCTTGCGCCCGGGCCATTCCCTGCTGCCGCGGCTCAGGCCGATGGCGCATTCATACAACGCCTAAGTGAGCAGACAATGCTGGGACGCATCGGTGAGCCACGAGAGATACAGTCGGCGCTCCTCTACCTCGCATCGCCGGCCTCGTCCTTCACCACCGGGACAGTGCTCTCGGTAGACGGTGGTTGGACCGCGTGGTGA